The following proteins are co-located in the Hydrogenobacter hydrogenophilus genome:
- a CDS encoding lysophospholipid acyltransferase family protein has product MKNDCYLSRFSKLFIVPLCHVIKPLFRSFFKVKAYGLENIPEDSYLVAPNHRSYLDPPVLNAVFPKHLTFIAKEELFRAPILGILLPHMSTIPIKRGVGDLQTLKLALELLHAGCRLCVFPEGTRAKPGEFLKPKLGIGLLAVKSKKPVLPVYIDGTDKVLPRGKKIPSIGHTIRVFIGKPKRYDFLEDNPKGYKVASNMIMEEIKKLSKQSTEPPLL; this is encoded by the coding sequence ATGAAGAACGATTGTTATTTAAGCAGATTTTCAAAACTCTTTATAGTACCTCTCTGTCATGTAATAAAGCCACTATTCAGAAGCTTTTTTAAGGTTAAAGCTTACGGCTTGGAGAACATTCCAGAAGACAGCTACTTAGTGGCGCCCAACCACAGAAGCTACCTTGATCCGCCAGTGCTTAACGCAGTCTTTCCCAAACACCTGACTTTTATAGCCAAAGAAGAGTTATTCCGCGCACCCATCTTAGGAATTCTTTTACCACACATGTCCACCATACCCATAAAGAGAGGTGTAGGAGATTTACAGACACTTAAGCTTGCCCTTGAACTTCTGCATGCAGGATGTAGGTTATGTGTATTTCCAGAAGGCACAAGAGCAAAACCAGGTGAGTTTTTAAAACCCAAGTTGGGTATAGGGTTGCTGGCTGTTAAAAGCAAAAAACCAGTCCTACCCGTTTATATAGATGGTACAGACAAAGTTCTACCAAGGGGTAAAAAGATACCCTCTATAGGACACACCATAAGGGTATTCATAGGAAAACCCAAAAGGTACGACTTTTTGGAAGATAATCCAAAAGGCTACAAAGTAGCGTCAAACATGATAATGGAAGAAATAAAAAAGCTATCTAAACAAAGTACAGAACCACCGCTGTTATAA
- the folP gene encoding dihydropteroate synthase translates to MLIKSFTDRDAFYRFLKEKVGVFFKEADSRAFEGVFRVIYFEEKNLNPSVIFECARKSCVSVFYNEDRYALCGSESKIKDFCSCIVKEKKDLAFKILENLINYRKKSFKLQYNGKILPLGIKTAVMGILNITPDSFSDGGLYMEVSQAVKRGIQMAQEGAEIIDIGGESTRPGSERISAEEELRRILPVLKELRKELSHVWISVDTYKAKVAQVCLEEGADMINDISGGTFDENMFDVIAKYNCPYVLGHTKGRPEEWKSMHITYEDVMEELINYFQERIQKLKQRNYKGDIIIDPCIGFGKLPEHNIEILKRFRELRSFGRPLLVGVSRKSFVGLIIEGLLRTKTEPWERLYGSLGAIAYPVIEGANIVRVHDVKETKEFLALLDTVRTYGEF, encoded by the coding sequence ATGCTGATAAAAAGCTTTACCGACAGAGATGCCTTTTACAGGTTTCTCAAAGAGAAGGTGGGTGTGTTCTTTAAAGAGGCAGACAGTAGAGCCTTTGAAGGGGTGTTTCGTGTTATATACTTTGAGGAAAAGAACTTAAACCCTTCTGTTATCTTTGAGTGTGCAAGGAAGTCCTGTGTTTCTGTGTTCTACAACGAAGATAGGTACGCTTTATGTGGTAGCGAGTCCAAGATAAAGGACTTTTGCTCCTGCATTGTTAAAGAAAAAAAAGATTTAGCTTTTAAAATACTTGAAAACCTCATAAACTACAGGAAAAAGTCTTTTAAACTCCAATACAACGGAAAGATACTTCCGTTGGGCATAAAAACAGCGGTAATGGGCATCCTAAACATCACACCAGACTCCTTTTCTGATGGTGGTTTGTATATGGAAGTTTCACAAGCAGTCAAGAGAGGCATTCAGATGGCTCAGGAGGGTGCGGAGATAATAGACATAGGAGGAGAATCCACAAGACCAGGCTCAGAAAGGATCAGTGCAGAAGAAGAGCTAAGGCGTATCCTTCCGGTGCTCAAAGAACTCAGAAAAGAGCTAAGCCATGTGTGGATCTCTGTAGACACATACAAAGCTAAGGTGGCACAGGTGTGTTTGGAAGAAGGTGCGGACATGATAAACGACATAAGCGGTGGCACATTTGATGAAAATATGTTTGATGTAATAGCTAAGTATAACTGCCCCTATGTGCTGGGACACACAAAAGGCAGACCAGAAGAGTGGAAAAGCATGCATATAACTTATGAGGATGTAATGGAAGAACTTATCAACTACTTTCAAGAAAGGATACAAAAGCTAAAGCAAAGGAACTATAAAGGTGATATAATAATAGACCCGTGTATAGGGTTTGGTAAGCTTCCTGAGCATAATATAGAAATACTAAAGAGATTCAGAGAGCTAAGAAGTTTTGGACGCCCCCTTTTGGTAGGAGTTTCAAGAAAGTCCTTTGTAGGACTAATAATAGAGGGGCTTTTAAGAACAAAGACAGAGCCTTGGGAGAGGCTTTACGGAAGCCTTGGTGCTATTGCATATCCGGTGATAGAAGGTGCCAACATAGTGAGGGTGCATGACGTGAAAGAAACGAAAGAATTTCTTGCTCTTCTTGATACGGTAAGAACTTATGGTGAATTTTGA
- the cdaA gene encoding diadenylate cyclase CdaA, whose amino-acid sequence MVNFDFLRFFSFRDIIDILSVSFFIYVVIHFLRITKGFQILKGLAFIGFFWVFAELLGLRTLSWIFDKFWTVGLFSLVVIFQPEIRKALSRLGQKTHVVSIRFVEERVVEKIVRACSFLSERQIGALIVIERGQNIEGLIEGCVAIDSVVSVELLITIFDPLTPLHDGAVVIKGDRIAFASCILPLSKSPDLPKKYGTRHRAALGIAEESDAIAIVVSEETGEISVAVNEKFYRNLDPEGLKNLLFKELGINNA is encoded by the coding sequence ATGGTGAATTTTGACTTTTTAAGATTTTTTTCCTTCAGGGATATTATTGACATATTAAGTGTCTCTTTTTTTATATATGTAGTCATACACTTTCTGAGGATAACCAAAGGTTTTCAGATACTCAAAGGTCTTGCGTTTATAGGTTTTTTCTGGGTGTTTGCAGAACTTCTCGGACTTAGGACCCTTTCGTGGATCTTTGACAAGTTTTGGACTGTAGGGCTTTTTTCCCTCGTGGTCATTTTCCAACCTGAGATAAGGAAGGCTCTATCAAGGTTAGGTCAAAAAACTCATGTAGTTAGTATAAGGTTTGTTGAAGAAAGGGTGGTGGAAAAGATAGTAAGAGCATGCAGTTTTCTGTCCGAAAGACAGATAGGAGCTTTGATAGTTATAGAAAGAGGTCAGAACATTGAAGGACTTATTGAGGGTTGTGTTGCCATAGACAGCGTAGTATCTGTTGAGCTTTTGATAACCATATTTGATCCTTTGACACCACTGCATGATGGAGCGGTGGTGATAAAGGGTGACAGAATAGCTTTTGCGTCCTGCATATTACCTCTTTCTAAATCTCCAGACCTTCCAAAAAAGTACGGAACGCGCCACAGAGCAGCTCTTGGTATAGCAGAAGAGAGCGATGCCATAGCCATAGTTGTTTCTGAAGAAACAGGAGAGATATCCGTTGCAGTGAACGAAAAGTTTTACAGAAACTTAGACCCAGAAGGGCTAAAAAACTTACTCTTTAAGGAGCTTGGTATAAACAATGCTTAA
- a CDS encoding molybdopterin-guanine dinucleotide biosynthesis protein B, translating into MPIVVFIAGYHNTGKTTLTEKLSKELTLRGYRVGYIKHDPKGHGITDKEGSDSYRLFQILDRVALLGAGKLTLWEKTEDDPLKAVERYFSDFDVVLLEGWKSIKGFKKLVLGDLDVEGFRIDEKVSLEEIINYILT; encoded by the coding sequence ATGCCGATAGTTGTCTTTATTGCAGGCTATCACAACACGGGTAAAACCACTTTGACTGAAAAACTCTCAAAGGAACTAACCCTCAGAGGCTATCGCGTAGGCTACATAAAGCACGATCCCAAAGGTCATGGTATAACAGACAAGGAAGGGAGTGATTCCTACAGACTTTTTCAAATTCTTGATAGAGTGGCTCTTTTGGGTGCAGGCAAACTTACTCTGTGGGAGAAAACAGAAGATGATCCGCTAAAAGCGGTAGAAAGGTACTTTTCTGATTTTGATGTGGTACTGTTGGAAGGTTGGAAGTCCATAAAAGGGTTTAAAAAACTTGTGCTTGGTGATCTTGATGTGGAAGGTTTTCGCATAGATGAAAAGGTCAGTCTTGAGGAAATAATAAACTACATCTTAACTTAA
- the nuoH gene encoding NADH-quinone oxidoreductase subunit NuoH yields MIELWINLAITFIKVLLILGIFLGLGAYLTWFERKLAGHIQARIGPKLVGPFGLLQPLADGIKLLTKESIIPRNADKPVYYLAIVLSLAPSLLLFSVIPFGPGFSIFGYEIKPVVADVNIALIFLFAMGSLAVYGTIFSGWASNSKYAFIGSLRKSAVMIAYEVILGFSVLGVVLLAGTMSTVGIVEAQIKSGVWYILYQPVAFVLFLFCMLAESGRVPFDIQEAEAELVTGYNVEYGGMRFGVFPLAEWYLNVMALSALAVVLFLGGWSGPNIFGPFSPYLWFVLKMFSLVFFVLWLHWTLPRFQARDITEIAWKILLPIALLNVVITAVVLYFV; encoded by the coding sequence ATGATAGAGCTGTGGATAAATCTTGCAATAACATTCATAAAAGTCCTTCTTATTCTGGGTATCTTCTTAGGTTTGGGGGCGTATCTTACGTGGTTTGAAAGAAAGCTTGCAGGACATATCCAAGCTCGTATAGGACCAAAACTCGTTGGTCCTTTTGGCCTTTTACAGCCTTTGGCGGACGGTATAAAACTGCTCACCAAAGAGTCCATTATCCCAAGAAATGCAGACAAACCCGTTTATTACCTGGCTATAGTTTTATCCCTTGCACCTTCCCTTTTGCTGTTTTCTGTGATACCCTTTGGTCCAGGCTTTAGTATCTTCGGTTATGAGATAAAGCCTGTAGTGGCTGATGTGAACATAGCTCTCATATTTCTCTTTGCTATGGGATCTCTTGCAGTATACGGTACCATCTTTTCAGGGTGGGCGTCCAACTCTAAATACGCCTTTATAGGCTCTCTTAGAAAGAGTGCTGTGATGATAGCTTATGAGGTAATACTGGGCTTTTCTGTCCTTGGAGTGGTGCTTCTTGCAGGAACTATGAGTACTGTAGGTATAGTGGAGGCTCAAATAAAGAGCGGTGTTTGGTACATACTCTACCAGCCTGTTGCTTTTGTGCTCTTTCTCTTTTGTATGCTTGCAGAGTCGGGTCGTGTGCCTTTTGACATACAAGAGGCAGAAGCGGAATTAGTAACAGGCTACAATGTAGAATACGGAGGTATGCGTTTTGGTGTGTTTCCCTTAGCAGAATGGTATCTTAATGTGATGGCTCTTTCAGCCCTTGCTGTAGTGCTATTTTTGGGGGGTTGGTCAGGTCCTAACATCTTTGGTCCTTTTTCTCCCTACTTATGGTTTGTGCTGAAGATGTTCTCTTTGGTTTTCTTTGTGCTCTGGCTACACTGGACGCTACCGAGGTTTCAGGCAAGAGACATAACAGAAATAGCTTGGAAAATATTACTACCCATAGCCCTTCTTAATGTGGTTATAACAGCGGTGGTTCTGTACTTTGTTTAG
- a CDS encoding phosphoglucomutase/phosphomannomutase family protein codes for MPVKFGTDGWRAIIGEDFTFDNVRKVAFAHAKVLERQGKTKVIVGYDHRFMSERFAQEVCGVFKQMGFEAYMTNRACTTPMVSFAVKYMGFDNGVMITASHNPPEYNGYKIKDSFGGSATTEFIKEVEKEFEKAKDVKIQGVNVDYINVWGEYIRKVKELISQELLNEGEILLVHDAMYGSSVNTYAQVLAGTKVSVLPIRAYRDPLFGGHAPEPIEENLTPLMEKVRAVSASLGIANDGDGDRIALVDERGKFVNSQMVYVLLLYHLLKNKGIRDGIVVKTVSTTYLADRICKEEGIQLKEVAVGFKNINEIILREKVIFGGEESGGYGIISFLPERDGLFSGLNILELLQISGRTLSEMIEEIFKRYGRAYYKRYDLHAQEDKKKKLSWLIDHPPEKLLSYKVREINTTDGLKLIFENDGWILFRASGTEPLIRVYAEMPEEDQTQKVLEEGIKLLE; via the coding sequence ATGCCTGTGAAGTTTGGTACTGATGGGTGGAGGGCTATAATAGGGGAGGACTTTACTTTTGATAATGTCAGGAAGGTAGCTTTTGCTCACGCTAAGGTTTTGGAGCGTCAGGGAAAAACAAAGGTGATCGTAGGCTACGATCACAGATTCATGTCTGAAAGGTTTGCTCAGGAGGTGTGCGGTGTTTTCAAACAGATGGGTTTTGAGGCATATATGACCAACAGGGCATGTACCACACCCATGGTTTCTTTTGCGGTCAAGTACATGGGATTTGACAATGGGGTTATGATAACTGCTTCTCACAACCCTCCTGAGTATAACGGTTATAAGATAAAGGACAGCTTTGGAGGTTCGGCAACCACTGAGTTTATAAAAGAGGTGGAGAAGGAATTTGAAAAAGCAAAAGATGTAAAAATCCAAGGTGTGAATGTAGACTACATAAATGTGTGGGGAGAGTACATAAGGAAGGTAAAAGAGCTTATAAGCCAAGAGCTTTTAAATGAAGGGGAAATACTTTTGGTGCATGATGCTATGTATGGCTCTTCTGTGAACACATACGCGCAAGTGCTTGCTGGTACTAAAGTTAGCGTGCTTCCCATAAGAGCCTACAGAGACCCTCTCTTTGGTGGTCATGCACCCGAGCCTATAGAAGAAAACCTCACTCCTCTGATGGAAAAGGTAAGGGCGGTGTCTGCAAGTTTGGGAATAGCCAACGACGGTGATGGGGATAGGATAGCTCTTGTGGACGAAAGAGGAAAATTTGTAAACTCTCAGATGGTGTATGTGCTTTTACTTTACCATTTGCTCAAGAATAAGGGCATAAGGGACGGTATAGTGGTAAAGACTGTATCCACCACTTACCTTGCGGATAGAATATGCAAAGAAGAGGGCATACAGTTAAAGGAAGTTGCGGTGGGATTTAAGAACATAAACGAGATTATTCTTAGAGAAAAAGTCATATTTGGCGGTGAAGAAAGCGGAGGATACGGAATAATAAGCTTTCTACCTGAAAGAGATGGTCTCTTTTCGGGTCTTAACATACTTGAGCTTCTGCAAATAAGCGGAAGGACACTATCAGAAATGATAGAGGAGATATTTAAAAGATACGGTAGAGCCTATTACAAAAGGTATGACCTACACGCACAAGAAGACAAGAAGAAAAAACTCTCTTGGTTGATAGATCACCCACCAGAAAAGCTACTGAGCTACAAAGTCAGAGAAATAAACACCACCGATGGGCTAAAGCTCATTTTTGAAAATGACGGATGGATACTCTTTAGGGCATCGGGTACGGAGCCTCTTATAAGAGTCTATGCGGAAATGCCAGAAGAAGATCAAACCCAAAAAGTGCTTGAAGAGGGCATAAAGCTTTTGGAATAG
- a CDS encoding HesB/IscA family protein gives MQQSAVNFFVTEKASQEVLRIAQENNITEPILRIRVVPGGCSGFQYAMGFDDTIEEGDHVFEYGGLKVVIDQFSMPYVNNAELDYVMDFMGGGFTIKNPNVSGSCGCGSSFSCG, from the coding sequence ATGCAACAGAGCGCTGTAAATTTCTTTGTGACAGAGAAGGCATCTCAAGAGGTGCTAAGAATAGCTCAGGAAAATAACATCACCGAACCCATTCTTAGGATAAGAGTGGTGCCAGGTGGATGTTCAGGCTTCCAATACGCAATGGGCTTTGATGACACTATAGAAGAAGGTGATCACGTGTTTGAGTACGGTGGGCTCAAAGTGGTCATAGACCAGTTCTCCATGCCCTATGTGAACAACGCTGAGCTGGATTATGTAATGGACTTTATGGGTGGTGGTTTTACCATTAAGAATCCCAATGTCAGTGGCTCCTGCGGTTGCGGAAGCTCCTTCTCCTGCGGATGA